From one Papio anubis isolate 15944 chromosome 12, Panubis1.0, whole genome shotgun sequence genomic stretch:
- the ATG13 gene encoding autophagy-related protein 13 isoform X2, which translates to METDLNSQDRKDLDKFIKFFALKTVQVIVQARLGEKICTRSSSSPTGSDWFNLAIKDIPEVTHEAKKALAGQLPAVGRSMCVEISLKTSEGDSMELEIWCLEMNEKCDKEIKVSYTVYNRLSLLLKSLLAITRVTPAYRLSRKQGHEYVILYRIYFGEVQLNGLGEGFQTVRVGTVGTPVGTITLSCAYRINLAFMSTRQFERTPPIMGIIIDHFVDRPYPSSSPMHPCNYRTAGEDTGVIYPSVEDSQEVCTTSFSTSPPSQCVFTVTKAHFQTPTPVVTDTLRVPMAGLAFSHQLSSSRLSYQPAALGVGSADLAYPVVFAAGLNATHPHQLMVPGKEGGVPLASNQPVHGAQADQERLATCTPSDGTHCAATPSSSEDTETVSNSSEGRASPHDVLETIFVRKVGAFVNKPINQVTLTSLDIPFAMFAPKNLELEDTDPMGSLHSDGSSGGSSGNTHDDFVMIDFKPAFSKDDILPMDLGTFYREFQNPPQLSSLSIDIGAQSMAEDLDSLPEKLAVHEKNVREFDAFVETLQ; encoded by the exons ATGGAAACTGATCTCAATTCCCAGGACAGAAAGGATCTGGAcaagtttattaaattttttgcCCTCAAG actgtCCAAGTGATTGTCCAGGCTCGTCTTGGTGAAAAGATTTGCACTCGTTCATCATCTTCTCCAACGGGTTCAGATTGG TTCAACTTAGCAATCAAAGACATCCCAGAGGTTACACATGAAGCAAAGAAGGCACTGGCAGGGCAGCTGCCTGCGGTCGGGAGGTCTATGTGTGTGGAGATTTCACTTAAGACTTCTGAG GGAGATTCCATGGAGCTGGAAATATGGTGTCTTGAAATGAACGAAAA GTGTGATAAAGAAATCAAAGTTTCCTACACGGTGTACAACAGACTGTCATTGCTGCTGAAGTCTCTTCTTGCTATAACTAGGGTGACACCAGCCTATAGGCTCTCCAGAAAACAAGGGCATGAATATGTCATATTATACAG GATATATTTTGGGGAAGTTCAGCTGAATGGCTTAGGAGAAG GCTTCCAGACAGTTCGTGTTGGGACAGTGGGCACCCCTGTGGGCACCATCACTCTTTCTTGTGCTTACAGAATTAACTTGGCATTCATGTCTACCAG GCAATTTGAGAGGACCCCACCTATCATGGGGATTATTATTGATCACTTTGTGGACCGTCCCTATCCCAGCTCCTCTCCCATGCACCCCTGCAATTACAG aACTGCTGGTGAGGACACTGGAGTAATATACCCATCTGTGGAAGACTCTCAAGAAGTGTGTACCACCTCTTTTTCCACCTCCCCACCATCCCAG TGTGTGTTTACTGTCACAAAGGCACATTTTCAGACCCCTACTCCTGTGGTGACGGACACCCTGAGGGTCCCCATGGCAGGACTGGCCTTTTCCCATCAA CTCTCAAGCTCTCGCCTTTCCTATCAGCCTGCTGCCCTGGGCGTTGGATCAGCTGACCTGGCTTATCCAGTAGTGTTTGCTGCTGGCTTAAATGCTACACACCCTCACCAG CTGATGGTTCCTGGGAAGGAAGGTGGGGTACCCCTTGCTTCCAACCAGCCtgtccatggtgcccaggctgacCAGGAGAGACTGGCAACCTGCACCCCTTCTGATGGAACCCACTGTGCTGCCACACCCTCCAGTAG TGAGGATACTGAAACTGTATCAAACAGCAGCGAGGGACGGGCCTCCCCCCATGATGTCTTGGAGACCATCTTCGTCCGAAAAGTGGGGGCTTTTGTCAACAAACCCATTaatcag GTGACCCTGACGAGTTTGGATATACCCTTTGCCATGTTTGCTCCCAAGAATTTGGAGCTGGAGGATACCGATCCGATG GGCAGCCTGCACTCAGATGGCTCCAGCGGGGGCAGCAGTGGCAATACCCATGATGACTTTGTTATGATAGACTTT AAACCAGCTTTTTCTAAAGATGACATTCTTCCGATGGACCTGGGGACCTTCTATCGGGAGTTTCAGAACCCCCCTCAGCTGAGCAGCCTCTCCATAGATATTGGAGCACAGTCCATGGCTGAAGACTTG GACTCATTACCAGAGAAGCTGGCTGTGCATGAGAAGAATGTCCGCGAGTTTGATGCCTTTGTGGAAACCCTGCAGTAA
- the ATG13 gene encoding autophagy-related protein 13 isoform X10 → METDLNSQDRKDLDKFIKFFALKTVQVIVQARLGEKICTRSSSSPTGSDWFNLAIKDIPEVTHEAKKALAGQLPAVGRSMCVEISLKTSEGDSMELEIWCLEMNEKCDKEIKVSYTVYNRLSLLLKSLLAITRVTPAYRLSRKQGHEYVILYRIYFGEVQLNGLGEGFQTVRVGTVGTPVGTITLSCAYRINLAFMSTRQFERTPPIMGIIIDHFVDRPYPSSSPMHPCNYRTAGEDTGVIYPSVEDSQEVCTTSFSTSPPSQLMVPGKEGGVPLASNQPVHGAQADQERLATCTPSDGTHCAATPSSSEDTETVSNSSEGRASPHDVLETIFVRKVGAFVNKPINQVTLTSLDIPFAMFAPKNLELEDTDPMGSLHSDGSSGGSSGNTHDDFVMIDFKPAFSKDDILPMDLGTFYREFQNPPQLSSLSIDIGAQSMAEDLDSLPEKLAVHEKNVREFDAFVETLQ, encoded by the exons ATGGAAACTGATCTCAATTCCCAGGACAGAAAGGATCTGGAcaagtttattaaattttttgcCCTCAAG actgtCCAAGTGATTGTCCAGGCTCGTCTTGGTGAAAAGATTTGCACTCGTTCATCATCTTCTCCAACGGGTTCAGATTGG TTCAACTTAGCAATCAAAGACATCCCAGAGGTTACACATGAAGCAAAGAAGGCACTGGCAGGGCAGCTGCCTGCGGTCGGGAGGTCTATGTGTGTGGAGATTTCACTTAAGACTTCTGAG GGAGATTCCATGGAGCTGGAAATATGGTGTCTTGAAATGAACGAAAA GTGTGATAAAGAAATCAAAGTTTCCTACACGGTGTACAACAGACTGTCATTGCTGCTGAAGTCTCTTCTTGCTATAACTAGGGTGACACCAGCCTATAGGCTCTCCAGAAAACAAGGGCATGAATATGTCATATTATACAG GATATATTTTGGGGAAGTTCAGCTGAATGGCTTAGGAGAAG GCTTCCAGACAGTTCGTGTTGGGACAGTGGGCACCCCTGTGGGCACCATCACTCTTTCTTGTGCTTACAGAATTAACTTGGCATTCATGTCTACCAG GCAATTTGAGAGGACCCCACCTATCATGGGGATTATTATTGATCACTTTGTGGACCGTCCCTATCCCAGCTCCTCTCCCATGCACCCCTGCAATTACAG aACTGCTGGTGAGGACACTGGAGTAATATACCCATCTGTGGAAGACTCTCAAGAAGTGTGTACCACCTCTTTTTCCACCTCCCCACCATCCCAG CTGATGGTTCCTGGGAAGGAAGGTGGGGTACCCCTTGCTTCCAACCAGCCtgtccatggtgcccaggctgacCAGGAGAGACTGGCAACCTGCACCCCTTCTGATGGAACCCACTGTGCTGCCACACCCTCCAGTAG TGAGGATACTGAAACTGTATCAAACAGCAGCGAGGGACGGGCCTCCCCCCATGATGTCTTGGAGACCATCTTCGTCCGAAAAGTGGGGGCTTTTGTCAACAAACCCATTaatcag GTGACCCTGACGAGTTTGGATATACCCTTTGCCATGTTTGCTCCCAAGAATTTGGAGCTGGAGGATACCGATCCGATG GGCAGCCTGCACTCAGATGGCTCCAGCGGGGGCAGCAGTGGCAATACCCATGATGACTTTGTTATGATAGACTTT AAACCAGCTTTTTCTAAAGATGACATTCTTCCGATGGACCTGGGGACCTTCTATCGGGAGTTTCAGAACCCCCCTCAGCTGAGCAGCCTCTCCATAGATATTGGAGCACAGTCCATGGCTGAAGACTTG GACTCATTACCAGAGAAGCTGGCTGTGCATGAGAAGAATGTCCGCGAGTTTGATGCCTTTGTGGAAACCCTGCAGTAA
- the ATG13 gene encoding autophagy-related protein 13 isoform X9, producing the protein MCVEISLKTSEGDSMELEIWCLEMNEKCDKEIKVSYTVYNRLSLLLKSLLAITRVTPAYRLSRKQGHEYVILYRIYFGEVQLNGLGEGFQTVRVGTVGTPVGTITLSCAYRINLAFMSTRQFERTPPIMGIIIDHFVDRPYPSSSPMHPCNYRTAGEDTGVIYPSVEDSQEVCTTSFSTSPPSQCVFTVTKAHFQTPTPVVTDTLRVPMAGLAFSHQLSSSRLSYQPAALGVGSADLAYPVVFAAGLNATHPHQLMVPGKEGGVPLASNQPVHGAQADQERLATCTPSDGTHCAATPSSSEDTETVSNSSEGRASPHDVLETIFVRKVGAFVNKPINQVTLTSLDIPFAMFAPKNLELEDTDPMVNPPDSPQTESPLQGSLHSDGSSGGSSGNTHDDFVMIDFKPAFSKDDILPMDLGTFYREFQNPPQLSSLSIDIGAQSMAEDLDSLPEKLAVHEKNVREFDAFVETLQ; encoded by the exons ATGTGTGTGGAGATTTCACTTAAGACTTCTGAG GGAGATTCCATGGAGCTGGAAATATGGTGTCTTGAAATGAACGAAAA GTGTGATAAAGAAATCAAAGTTTCCTACACGGTGTACAACAGACTGTCATTGCTGCTGAAGTCTCTTCTTGCTATAACTAGGGTGACACCAGCCTATAGGCTCTCCAGAAAACAAGGGCATGAATATGTCATATTATACAG GATATATTTTGGGGAAGTTCAGCTGAATGGCTTAGGAGAAG GCTTCCAGACAGTTCGTGTTGGGACAGTGGGCACCCCTGTGGGCACCATCACTCTTTCTTGTGCTTACAGAATTAACTTGGCATTCATGTCTACCAG GCAATTTGAGAGGACCCCACCTATCATGGGGATTATTATTGATCACTTTGTGGACCGTCCCTATCCCAGCTCCTCTCCCATGCACCCCTGCAATTACAG aACTGCTGGTGAGGACACTGGAGTAATATACCCATCTGTGGAAGACTCTCAAGAAGTGTGTACCACCTCTTTTTCCACCTCCCCACCATCCCAG TGTGTGTTTACTGTCACAAAGGCACATTTTCAGACCCCTACTCCTGTGGTGACGGACACCCTGAGGGTCCCCATGGCAGGACTGGCCTTTTCCCATCAA CTCTCAAGCTCTCGCCTTTCCTATCAGCCTGCTGCCCTGGGCGTTGGATCAGCTGACCTGGCTTATCCAGTAGTGTTTGCTGCTGGCTTAAATGCTACACACCCTCACCAG CTGATGGTTCCTGGGAAGGAAGGTGGGGTACCCCTTGCTTCCAACCAGCCtgtccatggtgcccaggctgacCAGGAGAGACTGGCAACCTGCACCCCTTCTGATGGAACCCACTGTGCTGCCACACCCTCCAGTAG TGAGGATACTGAAACTGTATCAAACAGCAGCGAGGGACGGGCCTCCCCCCATGATGTCTTGGAGACCATCTTCGTCCGAAAAGTGGGGGCTTTTGTCAACAAACCCATTaatcag GTGACCCTGACGAGTTTGGATATACCCTTTGCCATGTTTGCTCCCAAGAATTTGGAGCTGGAGGATACCGATCCGATG GTGAATCCTCCAGATTCCCCACAGACCGAATCTCCTCTCCAGGGCAGCCTGCACTCAGATGGCTCCAGCGGGGGCAGCAGTGGCAATACCCATGATGACTTTGTTATGATAGACTTT AAACCAGCTTTTTCTAAAGATGACATTCTTCCGATGGACCTGGGGACCTTCTATCGGGAGTTTCAGAACCCCCCTCAGCTGAGCAGCCTCTCCATAGATATTGGAGCACAGTCCATGGCTGAAGACTTG GACTCATTACCAGAGAAGCTGGCTGTGCATGAGAAGAATGTCCGCGAGTTTGATGCCTTTGTGGAAACCCTGCAGTAA